From a single Candidatus Desulfatibia profunda genomic region:
- a CDS encoding HD domain-containing protein, translating to MNKTDLKYLKKWFADYTSAFYTDDHDYNLALNIKERHTMRVCENVVMIGESLGISKHDLVIAETAALFHDLGRFKQFKEYGTFNDMNSENHARLGLREMAAHKVLSKCLKAEKALIIKTVNYHNCLKLPSDEDERTLHFIRLIRDADKLDIWKFFLEFFHQRNNWQNNAMVLELPDKPEYSKKFIEALHSQTIASMKDMKTLNDFKLLQIGWVYDLNFFPSVQVVQSDNIIERIEALLPQSKEIAEAVRQAKDYVKMRLEKSN from the coding sequence ATGAACAAAACTGACCTCAAATACTTAAAAAAATGGTTTGCCGATTATACGTCCGCTTTTTATACAGATGATCATGACTACAACCTGGCGTTAAATATCAAGGAAAGACATACCATGCGGGTATGTGAGAATGTTGTCATGATCGGCGAAAGTCTGGGCATATCAAAGCATGATTTGGTAATCGCTGAAACTGCGGCCCTGTTTCATGACCTTGGAAGGTTTAAGCAATTTAAAGAGTACGGCACTTTTAATGACATGAATTCAGAGAACCATGCAAGACTCGGTCTGCGGGAGATGGCCGCCCATAAGGTCCTGTCAAAATGTTTAAAAGCTGAAAAGGCGTTAATCATTAAGACTGTCAATTATCATAATTGCTTGAAGCTTCCTTCTGATGAGGATGAGAGAACGCTTCATTTTATCCGTCTTATTCGTGACGCGGACAAGCTTGATATATGGAAATTCTTTTTAGAATTCTTCCATCAAAGAAACAATTGGCAGAATAACGCCATGGTGCTTGAACTGCCGGATAAACCGGAATATTCAAAAAAGTTTATCGAAGCGCTTCACAGTCAAACAATAGCTTCGATGAAAGATATGAAAACCTTAAACGATTTTAAACTCCTTCAAATAGGCTGGGTTTATGATCTTAATTTTTTCCCTTCGGTCCAGGTTGTTCAAAGCGACAATATAATTGAGAGAATTGAAGCGCTGCTTCCCCAATCAAAGGAAATTGCAGAAGCTGTCAGACAGGCCAAAGATTATGTAAAAATGCGTTTGGAAAAATCAAATTAA
- a CDS encoding metallophosphoesterase yields the protein MKKRYLFLAMVAVGLFWASHGAAITKNDIPASHANIFLDTDGKMYIKDRAGNRHDLQPEKPRYTLRMVHGNPTGTQWGITFYFHDSAYGLTLERGTLYYGFIHHGDGRYNLPVFYKRAAQIVDGRAGIDILKRLAGKYDLVNWQTTGKGTLGYRVADARGNLLYDGKIAFTGTGPFTVDTSIIEGPFVCKVGPTSATIAFETNVPAAGRIFINDRTFFDSARTWHEIAVSGLSPDRVYTYTVSTDRGRHQETCRFKTAPNSGARVPFVFAYASDSRAGQGGGERNIWGANAYMMKRIMAVVNAKNAAFLQFTGDQINGYTNSVSEQRLQYSNWKRAIEPWAGYTPVITGMGNHEFLGHAWDDKSDDGMQCDRFPFESESSEAVFAAAFVNPENGPDSEDGASYDPNPDGKDFPGYKENVFYYTYDNVAVVVLNSNYWYSPSLPQKTYLGGNLHGYIMDNQLAWLKKTLAELEKDENIDFVFITQHTPAFPNGGHVQDSMWYGGSNEPRPYVAGKPVAKGIIERRDEYLKILLEHAKVVAMLTGDEHNYSRLLLKNGVKIYAEDKYLPEHPLQITRPIWQINNGAAGAPYYARESTFWYDHLKGFTTQSAVVFFHIHGRSLKMEVVNPETLDRIE from the coding sequence ATGAAGAAACGCTATTTGTTTTTGGCAATGGTAGCCGTGGGATTGTTCTGGGCAAGCCATGGAGCAGCAATCACAAAAAATGACATTCCGGCCTCCCATGCCAATATCTTTCTGGACACGGACGGAAAAATGTATATCAAAGATAGGGCCGGGAATCGTCACGACCTTCAACCGGAAAAGCCCAGATATACCTTAAGGATGGTGCACGGCAATCCAACCGGAACACAATGGGGCATTACGTTTTATTTTCATGATAGCGCCTACGGCCTCACCCTTGAAAGGGGCACCCTTTATTACGGCTTTATCCATCACGGAGACGGCCGTTACAACCTTCCTGTTTTTTACAAACGTGCCGCCCAAATTGTCGACGGCAGGGCCGGCATCGACATTCTCAAGCGGCTTGCCGGCAAATATGACCTGGTTAACTGGCAAACAACGGGAAAAGGCACGCTCGGTTACCGTGTCGCCGATGCCAGGGGCAATTTGCTTTACGACGGCAAAATCGCTTTTACGGGGACCGGTCCCTTCACGGTGGATACCAGCATCATCGAAGGACCTTTTGTCTGCAAGGTCGGCCCCACAAGCGCCACCATCGCTTTTGAAACAAATGTCCCGGCAGCCGGCCGGATCTTCATAAACGACAGGACCTTCTTTGATTCAGCCCGAACCTGGCATGAGATCGCTGTCAGCGGTCTGTCCCCGGACAGGGTATACACCTATACGGTCTCAACGGACAGGGGTCGGCACCAGGAAACCTGTAGATTTAAAACGGCGCCGAATTCGGGTGCGCGGGTTCCCTTTGTGTTTGCCTATGCCAGCGACTCGCGTGCAGGCCAAGGCGGCGGTGAGCGCAATATATGGGGAGCCAATGCCTATATGATGAAGCGCATCATGGCGGTGGTCAATGCCAAAAATGCGGCCTTTCTTCAATTCACAGGCGATCAAATCAACGGTTATACCAACAGTGTGTCCGAGCAGCGGCTGCAATACAGTAACTGGAAACGGGCCATTGAGCCCTGGGCCGGCTATACACCGGTCATCACCGGGATGGGCAATCACGAATTTCTGGGCCACGCCTGGGATGACAAATCAGATGACGGCATGCAGTGTGACCGTTTCCCTTTCGAGTCCGAGTCTTCCGAAGCCGTTTTTGCCGCAGCCTTTGTAAACCCTGAAAACGGTCCCGACAGCGAGGACGGCGCATCCTATGACCCCAACCCGGACGGAAAAGACTTTCCCGGTTACAAGGAAAATGTATTTTATTACACTTACGACAACGTGGCCGTGGTGGTTCTGAACTCGAATTACTGGTATTCGCCCTCCTTGCCCCAAAAAACTTATCTGGGAGGAAACCTCCACGGCTATATCATGGACAATCAACTGGCGTGGCTCAAAAAGACCCTGGCAGAATTGGAAAAAGATGAAAACATCGATTTCGTCTTCATCACCCAACATACGCCGGCCTTCCCCAACGGCGGCCATGTCCAGGACAGCATGTGGTACGGGGGCTCCAATGAACCAAGGCCTTATGTAGCCGGCAAACCCGTTGCCAAAGGCATTATTGAAAGGCGCGACGAATACTTAAAGATCCTCTTGGAGCATGCCAAAGTCGTGGCGATGCTCACGGGAGATGAACATAACTACAGCAGATTGCTTCTTAAAAACGGAGTAAAGATCTATGCTGAAGATAAGTATCTGCCCGAACACCCCCTGCAGATTACCAGACCCATCTGGCAGATCAACAACGGCGCTGCCGGTGCGCCCTATTACGCCCGGGAGTCCACCTTCTGGTATGATCATCTCAAGGGCTTCACCACGCAATCCGCCGTGGTGTTCTTCCATATCCATGGCAGGAGCCTGAAGATGGAGGTTGTCAATCCCGAAACCCTGGACAGGATAGAATAG
- a CDS encoding TIGR04211 family SH3 domain-containing protein gives MLILAVRDRPDKDANVLGNLKTADSVEVLEESGPYLRIRTKDALEGWVQKNYITSEKPKALIIEQLQKEIKRLNSKIEEFDKNIDGYRDKIKVGSQEDQLKNKELKETVSTLNGQLKQLTDRYNALLDEHKKNIDALTGERNKLKATSTELTAEIVNLKKNNSNQPGAKRIQFFLTGAGVLLLGFFLGKSATRKKFY, from the coding sequence ATGCTGATACTTGCAGTCCGCGACAGGCCGGACAAAGACGCAAACGTTTTAGGGAATTTGAAAACCGCTGATTCTGTTGAAGTGCTTGAGGAAAGCGGCCCTTATCTGCGGATACGGACAAAAGATGCCCTGGAAGGATGGGTTCAAAAGAATTATATCACTTCCGAGAAGCCAAAAGCTTTAATTATTGAACAGCTGCAAAAAGAAATAAAACGGTTAAATTCAAAGATCGAAGAATTTGATAAGAATATAGATGGTTATAGGGATAAAATTAAGGTAGGCAGCCAGGAAGATCAATTAAAAAATAAGGAGTTAAAAGAAACTGTTTCAACTTTAAATGGCCAACTTAAACAGCTCACCGATAGATACAACGCTCTTTTGGACGAACATAAAAAAAATATAGATGCACTGACAGGTGAACGTAACAAGCTAAAGGCAACCAGTACAGAATTAACTGCCGAAATTGTTAACCTTAAAAAAAATAACAGCAATCAGCCGGGTGCAAAAAGGATTCAATTTTTTCTCACCGGAGCCGGCGTGCTTCTTTTAGGATTTTTTCTCGGTAAATCCGCCACAAGAAAAAAATTTTACTGA
- a CDS encoding metallophosphoesterase, which translates to MIIIIADAHVNEALGNHNQFFDMLTAFESCDHDLVFLGDIFDLWIALPRYESRIHHRFLSWCHQQKQRRTIGFIEGNHEYFIADERKDFFSWCTAGAFWQDRRGTVFCHGDQVNRLDSNYLFFRKLSKNRISKQILRCFPLGPWFVEYLKARLKDTNLDFRKHLPSRELETFAEQRFREGGRTIFVGHFHRQHFHRSPAGGELHTVQGWLGSGSVTLFDVEQRSVSHRNWQELF; encoded by the coding sequence ATGATAATCATTATCGCCGATGCCCACGTCAATGAAGCGCTGGGCAATCATAATCAGTTTTTTGATATGTTGACCGCATTCGAATCCTGCGATCACGATTTGGTGTTTTTAGGGGATATTTTTGATCTGTGGATAGCCTTGCCCCGTTATGAAAGCAGGATTCACCACCGGTTTCTGAGCTGGTGCCATCAACAGAAGCAGCGCCGCACCATCGGTTTTATCGAAGGCAACCACGAATATTTTATTGCCGATGAAAGAAAGGATTTCTTTTCCTGGTGCACCGCTGGCGCCTTCTGGCAGGATAGGCGCGGTACCGTGTTCTGCCACGGTGACCAGGTCAACCGCCTGGACAGCAACTATCTGTTCTTTAGAAAATTGTCCAAAAACAGGATCTCAAAACAAATTCTGCGCTGTTTTCCGCTGGGTCCCTGGTTTGTTGAATACTTGAAAGCCCGCCTGAAAGACACCAACCTCGATTTTAGAAAACACCTCCCCAGCCGGGAACTTGAAACCTTTGCCGAACAGCGGTTCAGGGAGGGCGGACGGACAATTTTTGTCGGCCATTTTCATCGGCAACATTTCCATCGCAGCCCCGCGGGCGGAGAACTTCACACGGTTCAAGGGTGGCTGGGCAGCGGTTCGGTTACATTGTTTGACGTCGAGCAAAGATCCGTCAGCCACAGGAACTGGCAGGAACTGTTCTAA
- the tsaA gene encoding tRNA (N6-threonylcarbamoyladenosine(37)-N6)-methyltransferase TrmO, with translation MKSVYNIYPIGVIHKKNDETVTIEIDQEYNDALLGLNGFSHLIVCYWFHQNDTPEKRKVLQVHPRRDKKNPLTGVFGTHSPMRPNLIAISFCKKLAIENNIIFIDRIDAFDGSPVIDIKPYIPDDELISANIKVPDWV, from the coding sequence ATGAAATCCGTTTATAACATTTACCCCATCGGCGTTATTCACAAAAAAAACGATGAAACTGTAACGATTGAAATCGACCAGGAGTATAACGACGCCCTCTTGGGATTGAATGGGTTTTCACATCTGATCGTGTGCTACTGGTTCCATCAAAACGACACGCCTGAAAAGCGAAAGGTTTTGCAGGTTCATCCCAGAAGAGACAAGAAAAACCCGCTCACGGGCGTTTTCGGCACACATTCGCCAATGAGACCCAATCTGATCGCGATCTCTTTTTGCAAAAAACTGGCTATCGAGAACAATATTATTTTCATCGACCGAATCGACGCCTTTGACGGCTCTCCGGTCATCGACATCAAGCCGTATATTCCCGACGATGAACTGATATCGGCAAATATTAAAGTGCCGGATTGGGTTTAG
- a CDS encoding glucokinase, which yields MTPDHQQEHVLAGDIGATKTNLGLFVPAKLRPKLTAFEQFSSLKFGGLKEIIEKFLERHAVPISSVCFGIAGPVAGGKSKTTNLEWSVSERALTRHFGWPRVKIVNDLTAAGHSKRQGRFARGGLQRPGRRLNAAKPG from the coding sequence ATGACACCGGATCACCAACAAGAGCATGTTTTGGCCGGGGATATCGGCGCAACCAAAACAAACCTGGGGCTGTTCGTGCCGGCCAAGCTCCGGCCAAAGCTGACGGCCTTTGAACAGTTTTCGAGCTTAAAATTCGGCGGTCTAAAAGAGATTATCGAGAAGTTTCTCGAGCGTCACGCCGTTCCCATCAGCAGCGTCTGTTTCGGTATTGCCGGCCCCGTAGCCGGCGGAAAAAGCAAGACCACCAATCTTGAGTGGAGCGTTTCCGAAAGGGCCCTTACCCGGCACTTCGGGTGGCCCCGCGTGAAGATAGTCAACGATCTGACCGCTGCGGGTCATTCAAAACGACAAGGCCGCTTTGCTCGGGGCGGCCTGCAGCGCCCTGGAAGACGCCTGAACGCTGCCAAACCGGGTTAA